One region of Molothrus aeneus isolate 106 chromosome 1, BPBGC_Maene_1.0, whole genome shotgun sequence genomic DNA includes:
- the LOC136563159 gene encoding patched domain-containing protein 3-like — MAGPRDPAERCSCRNTNCVERPLRRLFEGLAGGVAACPWPFVLVPLLLSGGLGAGFVFLPQRQANDIEGQFTPTWGPAKAERDFVRRHFPTNDSERFSAARLPTEGAYAALIAVATNGTSVLDAAPWAEVLRLNATVHDAEYERLCARTAGRCASPNELLSRRGDAGPPEPGSLRFPVNDSVFLGTALGGVDTDGGRVLRARALKLLYYLREDGPEAQDSRQWLESFVQNISSKVAELRLGSIQVTYFTSLSRQQEFEGNAKSVIPLFSVTYFLTISFAVISCLRLSCIRNNIWLASCGVLSSGLAVLSSFGLMLFCGVPFVVTVANAPFLILGVGVDDMFIMIASWEQSSRKNEKSSVKSLLAETYAEAALSVTITTLTDVLAFFIGTWTAFPSVRSFCLYTGTAFVFCYVYTMTFFGAVLVLNHKREQGNRHWLTCMRVDVGKDQAENSCLYNACCIGSCSGQPSQPEGEHPMSLFFKKYYGPFVTNKWIKVLMVLLYGAYLGGSIYGCTQVREGIDLRNLANDASYVIPYYDDDDKYFSTYGPRVMVVITESVDYWNESVRLGIESCAQNLENISYVDKNLSESWLRVYTELDKRGVININSKTDFLNNLIVLFGVHHSSEWDINKTQDEIEASRFFIQTVNVTSAVDEKNLLNELREAAKQCSIPLKVYHPAFIYYDQYLVIVQNTVQNVVVAAGAMLVVSLLLIPNPLCCLWVTFAIASVIVGVAGFMTFWNVNLDSISMINLVICIGFSVDFSAHISYAFVTSGESSANKRAIEALSVLGYPVLQGAVSTILGVVVLAAASTYIFRTFFKIMFLVILFGALHGLVFIPVFLTFFGNFVRSPNTISKKLELEKL, encoded by the exons ATGGCGGGGCCGCGGGACCCCGCGGAGCGCTGCTCCTGCCGCAACACCAACTGCGTGGAGCGGCCGCTGCGCCGGCTCTTCGAAGGGCTGGCGGGCGGCGTGGCCGCCTGCCCCTGGCCCTTCGTGCTGGTGCCGCTGCTGCTGTCGGGCGGGCTGGGCGCCGGCTTCGTCTTCCTACCGCAGCGGCAGGCGAACGACATCGAGGGGCAGTTCACGCCCACGTGGGGCCCCGCCAAGGCCGAGCGCGACTTCGTGCGGCGGCACTTCCCCACCAACGACTCGGAGCGCTTCTCCGCCGCGCGGCTGCCCACCGAGGGCGCCTACGCCGCCCTCATCGCCGTGGCGACGAACGGGACCTCGGTCCTGGACGCGGCGCCGTGGGCAGAGGTGCTGCGGCTGAACGCGACCGTGCACGACGCCGAGTACGAGCGGCTCTGCGCCCGCACCGCCGGCCGCTGTGCCAGCCCCAACGAGCTGCTGTCGCGGCGGGGCGATGCGGGTCCGCCCGAGCCGGGGAGCCTCCGCTTCCCCGTCAACGACAGCGTCTTCCTGGGGACCGCGCTGGGCGGCGTGGACACGGACGGCGGGCGGGTGCTCAGGGCGCGGGCCCTGAAGCTGCTGTATTACCTGCGGGAGGACGGCCCCGAGGCGCAGGACAGCCGGCAGTGGCTGGAGAGCTTCGTGCAGAACATCTCATCCAAAGTGGCGGAGTTGCGCCTCGGCTCCATTCAG GTGACTTACTTTACCTCACTGTCAAGACAACAGGAGTTTGAAGGAAATGCCAAGAGTGTGATTCCGCTCTTCTCTGTGACATATTTCTTGACAATAAGTTTTGCAGTCATCTCTTGCCTAAG ACTGAGCTGTATAAGAAATAATATCTGGCTTGCAAGCTGTGGAGTGCTTTCTTCTGGCTTAGCTGTATTAAGCAGCTTTGGATTGATGCTCTTCTGTGGAGTGCCATTTGTGGTCACTGTAGCAAATGCACCATTCCTCATTCTGG GGGTTGGCGTTGATGACATGTTCATCATGATTGCTTCCTGGGAGCAAAGTTCAAGGAAAAACGAGAAATCCAGTGTTAAATCTCTGTTGGCTGAGACTTATGCAGAGGCAGCACTTTCTGTGACCATCACCACTCTGACGGATGTTTTGGCCTTCTTCATTGGCACCTGGACTGCTTTTCCATCCGTGAGGTCTTTCTGCCTCTATACAGGGACAGCTTTTGTCTTCTGCTATGTATATACCATGACCTTCTTTGGGGCAGTTCTGGTATTAAATCACAAAAGGGAGCAAGGGAACCGACACTGGCTGACTTGTATGCGTGTGGATGTAGGTAAAGATCAGGCTGAGAACTCCTGCTTGTACAATGCTTGCTGTATCGGCAGCTGTTCTGGGCAGCCATCTCAGCCAGAAGGTGAGCATCCAATGAGcttattctttaaaaagtattacGGCCCTTTTGTTACAAATAAATGGATCAAGGTGCTCATGGTGTTGCTCTACGGAGCATATTTGGGTGGCAGCATTTATGGGTGTACTCAGGTCAGGGAAGGCATCGATCTCCGAAATCTGGCAAATGATGCCTCCTACGTTATTCCATactatgatgatgatgacaaaTACTTCTCCACATATGGGCCCAGGGTCATGGTTGTCATTACTGAGAGTGTAGATTATTGGAATGAGTCGGTGCGTCTTGGCATTGAGAGCTGTGCACAGAATTTAGAGAACATTTCCTATGTAGATAAGAACCTCTCAGAGTCATGGCTGAGAGTATACACAGAACTTGACAAAAGGGGTGTGATAAATATAAACAGTAAGACTGACTTCTTAAATAACTTAATTGTACTATTTGGAGTTCATCACAGTTCTGAGTGGGACATAAACAAGACTCAGGATGAAATAGAGGCTTCACGCTTCTTCATCCAGACAGTGAATGTGACATCAGCCGTGGATGAGAAGAATCTCCTCAATGAGTTAAGAGAGGCAGCCAAGCAGTGCAGCATTCCACTGAAGGTGTATCACCCAGCCTTCATCTACTACGACCAGTACCTGGTAATAGTGCAGAACACTGTTCAGAATGTTGTGGTTGCTGCCGGGGCCATGCTCGTTGTCTCCCTCCTGCTCATTCCCAACCCGTTGTGCTGCTTGTGGGTGACCTTTGCTATAGCCTCTGTTATAGTTGGTGTTGCTGGTTTCATGACGTTCTGGAACGTCAACCTCGATTCCATATCCATGATCAACCTGGTCATTTGCATTGGGTTTTCAGTAGATTTTTCTGCTCACATTTCCTATGCCTTTGTTACCAGTGGAGAGTCATCGGCCAATAAAAGGGCAATTGAAGCTCTGTCCGTGCTGGGTTACCCAGTTCTACAAGGTGCGGTTTCTACAATACTGGGCGTAGTTGTTCT